Proteins found in one Streptococcus criceti HS-6 genomic segment:
- a CDS encoding ECF transporter S component has protein sequence MSTSIKSTRRLAYIAILSAVSFLLMYFSFPLIPGASFLLVDFSILPVLLALAIFDLKSAFAVLTLRTLLKLLLNNGGVGTLIGLPMNYIALSLFIAALGLMWKKKQTFKSYCLGAGLGTLGLTAAMIILNYIYAAPLYAKFANFDIKAILGMANYLFAMVLPFNLIEGAIFAVSFYVLYLAIKPLIAKL, from the coding sequence ATGTCAACATCTATCAAATCGACACGTCGTTTAGCCTATATTGCCATTCTTTCGGCGGTGTCCTTCTTACTCATGTATTTTAGCTTTCCGCTGATTCCAGGGGCTAGCTTTTTGCTGGTTGATTTTTCAATTCTGCCAGTGCTTCTAGCGCTTGCTATCTTTGATCTCAAGAGTGCTTTTGCAGTTCTAACGTTGCGGACCTTGTTAAAATTGCTTTTGAATAACGGTGGCGTGGGTACCTTAATAGGATTACCAATGAACTATATCGCCCTCAGTCTTTTTATAGCAGCGCTGGGACTGATGTGGAAAAAAAAGCAGACATTTAAATCTTATTGCCTAGGGGCTGGTTTGGGGACGCTAGGCTTAACGGCTGCCATGATTATTCTAAATTATATTTATGCAGCTCCGCTCTATGCTAAGTTTGCTAACTTTGATATTAAGGCTATCTTGGGTATGGCGAACTACCTTTTTGCTATGGTCCTTCCTTTTAACCTCATTGAGGGGGCTATCTTTGCAGTCAGCTTTTATGTACTTTACCTAGCTATCAAACCTCTCATAGCGAAATTGTAG